A region from the Aegilops tauschii subsp. strangulata cultivar AL8/78 chromosome 5, Aet v6.0, whole genome shotgun sequence genome encodes:
- the LOC141022776 gene encoding uncharacterized protein, which yields MAQFPNQNAHQQPAPITLQEFVRLNPSIFRNSTNPMDADDWLRDILFEMESANVAPASYVTFATFHLKGLTAQWWESHRGMLPVETVTTWQEFQLAFRARHIPQGLMDQKKKEFRKLSQDTMTMDEYERKFLE from the coding sequence ATGGCTCAGTTTCCAAACCAGAATGCTCATCAACAGCCTGCCCCAATAACGCTGCAAGAATTTGTGCGCCTCAACCCGTCCATTTTCCGCAACTCCACCAATCCTATGGAtgctgatgattggcttcgtgacatcctGTTTGAGATGGAGTCAGCTAATGTTGCCCCTGCCAGTTATGTCACCTTTGCGACATTTCACCTAAAGGGTTTAACTGCTCAATGGTGGGAAAGCCACAGAGGTATGCTGCCTGTAGAGACTGTAACCACTTGGCAGGAATTTCAGTTagccttccgtgcacgacacatTCCTCAAGGTCTGATGGACCAGAAGAAGAAGGAGTTCCGCAAACTCTCACAGGACACAATGACAATGGATGAGTATGAGAGGAAATTCCTTGAATAA